AGAGAGAGGGAATACGAACACATGGCTTCCATATTCACAAATGTTTGGAATTGATCCTACACCTTGTGACCTACTTCTATCTGGTCGGGAAGTGTGCTTCATAGGTGTGCACAGGGCCAGAGTGTACAACCattgtgtctgccttccctcatAGGTTATAGTGCACAGGACCAGAGTCTACATTCATTGTGTCCTACATCTCTCATAGGTTATAGAGCCAGGACCAGCATCTACATCCTTTGTGCCCTACAGCCCTCTCTAGTCCTCGCCTTTCTGTTTTACCCCAAAAGTGTCCCAGACTTTACAATAAACTTTATCATCAacgttttgattttttttgacatgtGCCACCCATGTAAGTCCATCTTCTCACTGGCCAGTCCTGTCTGAGAAGACTAATCTTTTACCCTGTGACCTCTATTTCAAGAGCAAAGAGATTCCTCCAGGCTTAGAAGAGGGCAAGGCTAAGGGACAAATGTGAATGTGACAGATTAAACATCTGCTCTCATGGAATTTCCTGTTTAGATTTAGTGGAGCACAATAAATATACAATTTTTGCCTGTATGAAAAGGCCACAACAAAATCCACTTTTTTTACAATGAATAtatgctaagaaaaataaaataagtgacacaataattttatagctaatattAATGTCCCTGATTGCCAACGTAAAAAATTATGAGGAAAtaatggagaggaaaaaaaatctgagcacaggaaaatggaagaatCAGGAACCATAGGTGTTGATATACTTGGTCCATTTTGCACacacttaacatttttttttagggatggggagatggctcagcagctaaggacactggttgctcttctggAAAACCTGGGTTTGGTTGCCAGCATCTGCATGGAagccttttattcttctctcccaCATTATGTCCCTTccaccatttccccttcctttccttctcccagtacctgccctcacctcccctttcctccaaatcaactcctcctctgtttcctcaaaaacaaaatacacagaaacaacaacacaacaacgcaagtccccccaaccccagagatATCCGTCAAATATGACCCCAAAAGATGCAATAAGACTGGACACAAACGTGATATCATGGCTGGACATggcaacccagcaggaggaaacGACTCCCAACAGCAGGAGAGAGTCAGAGACTCTTTTACTCTCACTGTTGTGTGTCCCAAAGAACAGCAAGCTACACAATCATAAGCtgtgtgcagaggacctagctcagacccgTTCATGGTCCAGGTTTGTCACTTCCATTTCTGTGAGTCCTTGTGAGCCCTGCTTAATTGATTGTATGGGTTGAGTTCTCATAGTGACCGTGACCTTTCTGGCATCTACAATCATTCCTCCTCATCTTCTACagtgttacaggatatttgatcccCCTATGAATTTAATCCCTCTGGCAtacagacatgcctttaatcccaaacaatgaaggtaaagttagtttgtagaaggaagcagccatgtttgaaagtcatGTCTTattgagaggcagacaaggtaatggatcagagaaagatttgacagaataggatatgcccaaatCTCatgaggaaagaggggagggagaaactacttaagagaggagagagggagggggaggcactTTTACCAGGAGAGATTTACAGAGTCACGTGGAAGAGAGAACAAGTTAGATACAAGTAAAGACAGAACTGAAGAGCCCAGAGTAATTCCACCCATTGATCTGCCACCATTTTACTGCCCTCAAGTACTATATTCTTTTCAGCTTTTACTAAACCACCTGACCTGCCTTAGCCCCACAAACATTGAGATAAGATGGCTGCCTTAGAATAGCCCAGAGCCTGTGCAAACATCCTGCTATCCTCTACACCCTAGGCCTAAGAACTGATCCTCGATTTATGAATTCTTTCTGTATTATCCCCTGAATATCTGCTCATGGGTTTATGCTTCAGACTTCCCCCAAGCTTCAAGGTCCTCATTGTCAGGTCCCCAGCCTGACCTTGACCCTGGACTATTAGAAGTGTTTCCCTGAGTTGAGTAGGTGgtcctttctttattattttcataccGCATGtgcagaatgagccagagaatgaggagccaTTAGactagaacagattgctagagttagtgtgaatcaagcagagcaatttaaGGGGTATGTATGGGGGAGCAGATTGAATTGGTCAGCAAGGAGTGAAATTTGAGCCAGAATAACTGAATTGAAATCATCCAGCCCGGGATTGGAAAGAACaagaagggtgagcttattcagcagaaaGTCTCAGAAGCCAACAACATTCTAGccctagataagattgtatggaggctagaagtttccaggactaGGCTTAGGTTAGCCGATGGAGGCTAAGCCTCAGAGATTTCAATTAATGCAGGAGAATAAATGATACTTTTACACTGAAGGGTCCCCTGGCTCCACCTAGTGGGTGGcagtggtctctgcatctgctcccataaGCTGCTGCTTgatgcctctctgatgacaggtGGGCTAGGTCCCAAactacaagtatagcagaatattattagaaatcatttcattgacctCTCCACCTTCTACTCCAGtggtgtttggttctatcctgggCCTCTAGGGTGTCCTGATGCTTCCGGGCCATTCAGGCAGTGTCAGACATAGGCTCCCTCTTGAGGAGGTCCAGTCATGGGTTGGTCACTCCCACCACCCTCATTTCATTAGTCCCTCTTGCAGGCAGGAGAGATTGTGGCCAATACCGTTCTTACATGcagacctacatgcaggcaaaacacccaagcACATAAAAAGACAATAATAAGTTTTTCTCCAGTAAATAACCTGGACTTTCCCATAGGTCAGTTGCTTAGCACCTGTagtggaatctctctctctctctctctctctctctctctctctctctctctctctctctctctctctgtctctctgtgtgctgtgttctaCTAAGGCTAAGCTAGACATTTCAGGAAAGCAGGGTGTACATCTCTCCCTTGTTCACACTTCCTGTtggtctccattttctctccaagTAGCATCCCTcaatcctattttttttaaatctgcagttttgcagacagaaaaaaagaagatgtTCATCCTTCtgagtctgttttattttaatagccTTTCTTATATAAGACACATTTTCCAGTTAATTGAAGTATATGCCTAGACAAAAGGAAAGTCTCTTGTGATCCCGTTTCCCCAAATGTCTCAGGGGTAGCAGCTGACCAATAGATATCTGTCAATTGAAAACCTGATTTTGAATTAAGTGTATCAGCTCATGGTAAACCTCTGTATAGCTTTTCCAGACCCTGGGTTTAAGTCTCATGGTAGATCTTTGTGCAGCATGTCCAGGTGCTGGGTTTGCTGCAAACAGAATAAGAGCAAACTGGCTTCTGTCCGGGCAATGCAGTGGATACATAGTTCATGCCCTAAAGGAGCAGGTAGAATAGGAACACCCCAAATCACCCTGACTTAGGCAAAAgttagaaaagcattttaatgctgtgttttttaaaagtatttgtttatttttagattgaAACAAGTATCCAAGGCTGTGctgaatttctaatcctcctgcctccaccacacatgtgctgggattataggcatgtacctaTATTGCCCAGGGCTTTTGGTATATCAGGCAGGTCCTTCAtcaactgagctatgtcctcaGCCCACCTGAACTGTTTATTTTTCCAGCAGGAGTCTTATGCAtgctgggctggctttgaacttgtagtGTAACTGAGGGTGATACTAAGTTTTTGAGtattctgcctctgcttttttttctttaacccaattggtaagatataattgcccacctaaacatacaaagtccagtaccatccatcccttaagaacatttgtaacaacctgtaaaggtacagcgtggaatcttaacgtcacccgccatattgtcctgccacggcttctctccctctctctcctgtctcttcctcctttccattccagtctccttctcttccttcaaacttctctcccacccatccttccttctcctccaatgacaggcctccttctatcctgtacctgtcccctcacctgtgttttacaaattcaatgggggagaaggttctggtgaagtcacctgattcctgagtagtgactaggcagctgtccttggggctgtgaaattagcatcaaaatacagagaactcCAGGGCAATCCGCAACATTtgcccctttttgtccagttaaaaagccttctcacttatatataaattgagtacaattattaccattttacaatttataaaacatatgatatactcaacacccagtccatcactatatcagttaaacagagcatttagttatccattctagcttaagaaaggcttaaaatctgtattatatcttggctagcttgtatactatctgataactatccaataaaatatgtattttcagagttaaacagcctgataagCTATGAGAgtgtaatcagtcttcaaccctgtcagaaatctttgaatgaccgAATCTCtctacacataggaagcctaacacagcttccagaactgagaggttgtagagacaaatctccactagcacagtcccctattagcaacatgtgagtgcaagtcttcagccttctggcccaaaatcaactgacagactcttgaaatgcaggttttgaagggctgatcaccctgtcttggcagagttgaCTAACTGTTcagcataatttgtccttttctggacagtattagtctgtagatgaaacaggtagttttgtccagtggctgcctagccacaaagtattgtcTCATCtagaggtagagatgttcaaattctttgttaaatctgccaaaggggaactgttaggagcagatatgtctacaaaaaaaaaaaaataaataacttgctTCTTGAGTCCCGGATTATTAGACATTTGCCACCAAACCAAGTTTATAGcagaacatttttcaaaattttatttactgataAAGTCTCAATAATTTCTAGAATCTAGCAACTCTCCTGTCCAAAAGTATCTGGAACTATAAATCTGAACCCTCACAGACAGGTACCCAAAACTTGTAGTGCAAATTCGTGTCTTCTTGGAAGAAGGATAATTAATTCTACAGGTTCAGTGCTTATGGATGAATAGTTCTGGTTGGTTCATACTATGTATGGTGTAATACATGCAAAATATGAGGGAGGTGAAAGGCATGAACTTAAAGAGGAACACTTTCTGGAAGAAGAGGATCTGGTCAGATTAAAATTTGGACAAGGCAGGTGGTTACAATAAGAACAAAAGAGGATCCAGAAAGGTATTTAGTACTATAAACACTGAAATCAGTTGGCTGGCTTGGCAATACCAAAGAGGCATCAACAAGAAACAAGTATGCTCACACAATGGAAATTCTGGCTGCTACAAGGGCACACAGCTTCTACTTTCACAAATCCTtggagatttcctttgtcaattaGGGCTTCCAGAGAaggaacccccccacccccatgaagTTCTTGGAAATAAAGCATGTTCACTACAAAATGCTTGTTTTGAGAATTTAGCTCAGATGGCCAATAAGTCGTGTTCCCAAAGTAGTAatgttttgtctctgtctctctgtctctctgtctctctctgtctctgtctctgtctctctctctctctgtctctctctgtctctctctctctgtctctctgtctctctgtctctctctctcttctctctctctctctgtctctctccatctctgtttgtctccatctgtttctctccttgtctccctGGTGCTAGGACTGAATTTAGCATCCCACACATGCTAAGCAGACATTGTACCAATGAGTTCCATCTCACCCATTCCACTTCTTAAAAATCGTATTTTCTAATGCCATTCTTCTCCATGACCAGAGTCTGAGACTGACCAAGCACCTTCCTGGGGCTTAACTTCCAGCACTTGGTTtgaaccctccctcccccactttgctctctgctctcaAAGAGATAACTGGATTTttcagaaaatgattttattacaAACGTGGGCAAACAACTGATGCTTGGCTCAACACAAAGAGTGTGAGTCCGATTTATACTCAGACTGTAAATGGCATTGAATAAAAGGTCAAATTTTGCTGATGTCTTCAACTTCAAGGGAAAGCATGCTAGTCTACACAGTCAAAGTGTGAGCAGGAGACCTGCCGCTGCCCGGATGACTAGAGTCAGGCTAAGCATCAGATTGAGGTTCAGCCTCAAGCAAAGGAAAAATGACAAGAACAACTGAAAACAGAAGCGATAGACAGTTGCATTTTTTGCTACAGTGCAAAAAATAATGTGCATCCATTACTTCCATGTGTATCTTCTAGGTCCCACATTCAGAATAAGGAATCAAACCCGTCTTTAGCCTGTTTCTCCTGAATAGCACAATATTCCATTTTTACTGCTTGAAGCAACTGTAAAAGATTTCACACTATTAAATGAGaagtctctaaaaaaaaaaaaaaaaagagccttgcTTTCTGCCATCTGGAAAATTTTTCATTCATGCCACTAATAGGAGGCTGTATTGTATAAATAACAGATTAGTGGTAGCTTTATCAACAAATAAAGTACAGGGCCAGTATGTAAATTAGAGAAAAATGATCATGTGTGTCTCGGCGCCTGGACCTTAAGAGACTCTGTGAACATCAGTGAGAAGGGTTACGTCTTCTGGTAAGGGAAACACTAAGTGATGAACAACACAATCTCAATGCTCCAATCCTGCAGTGCTTGGGTCGTCAGAGGTTTTCCTCCCTCCATAATGTACTTAGCAAAAAGTCTGCAAAAGACTGAGGGGGAAAACTCATGGATCACAAGAGATACAGTTAGTACTGCCTTAGGGTTCATTAAGTCCTGTCCCAAAATGCACGTGTCACGCACCTCACTGTTAATGATTAAACTGTGTGATTACACATAGACAAGGAGTTATTTACTGGTCATAACACAGCTACAATGAGACAGAGTCCAACTCCAGAGCTCAGTGCTGGCTGCCAATCCTGCAGCGGTCCAGCCATTTTTGCAGTGCTCCTATCACATCACGATTCCTCAAACTATAAATGAGGGGTTGAGCATAGGAGTAAGGACTGTGTAGAAGATAGACACCATCTTGTCCTGACTTGGGGTCCGGTATTGTCTTGGCCTCAGGTAGATGAACATGGCTGCTCCATAGAAGAAGGAGACAGCTGTGAGGTGGGAGGAACAGGTGGCCAGAGCCTTTTTCTGGGATTTAGCAGAGTGCATACGGAGAACGGTTCCTAGGATGCGAGTATAGGAGGCTACAATGATGGAGAAGGGAAACAAAAGCATGAAGACACAGCAGACAAACACTAACTTCTCAAATAGGGATGTGTCCACACAGACCAGCTTCAGCAAGGAGAGTatctcacagaagaagtggtCCACCTCCCTCAACCTACAATAGGGGAAGGTCATGACCACCACCATCTGCACCAGGCCATCTACTATCCCAAAGGCCCAAGAGCTCCCAACAATCTGCAGACAGACCTTCTGATTTATGAGGACAGGGTAGTGGAGTGGATGGCTAATagccacatagcgatcataagCCATGAGTCCTAACAAGAGACCCTCAGAACCCACAAGAGAGACATAGAGGCCAATTTGTATGCCACAACCCACAAAGGAGATGGACTTCTTGCCAGACAGGAAGTTGACTGCCATCTTTGGCACATTGGTACAGACCAGCATGAGGTCCATGAGGGAGAGCtgactgaggaagaagtacatgggggtgtgaagTCGGGGATCAGTGtagatgaggaggatgaggaggacatTCCCACAGAGTGCCACTGTGAAGACTAGCATAAccacagaaaaaagaagaagatctGTTGGGCTGTAGGAAAAAATGCCCAAGAGGATAAAGTCATCTGTGAATGATTGGTTCAACCACATGGCCATGATCACCTGCTGTACTGGACCATCTGAAAACATAGACAAAGACATATTAATTGACTCTCCTCTCCCTTGAGTCTCATTGCAGACTGAAACTTGCAtttggaatgaaaaataaatacaactgcATTTCTTTCTGGTGTTATAACTGTAACTCTCTAAGCTGTAGCTTTATCCCATATCCTGGAAAGTGCTATCTCATCACCTCCTCTcctttcattaaagaaaaaaaaagaaaaaaagggggggggcgaggaggtgagaggaagagactgggtacagaggagggaggggaagctatgATTTGGTTATAaggtaaattaattaattaagttaaaaaaccaagaaaaacctCAGCAACAAGCCCTTGATAGAGGCAGAGGATATGCTAACATATAAAtagaaaaggggaaatgaaaCAAGTACTGGGAATAGggattttataaaaagaaagaatgtttatGTGGGTGTATGCGTTGGGGCATGAAAGAGTGTTGGACTCACCTCTTATCGGGTTTCCTGCaggaaaacaacacagaaatGTAATACAGATACCCAATGGGGGTACTTCTACCAAAGTAATTCGATTGTCCTTTTCCTGTTCTCTCACTTACTGGGTGAAAGAGGACAGGCAGTAGCTGCTCTTCACAGATCTGATCTCCTTCCCCAGCTGTACCAACCTCTCAGCCGGGCTATGGGTATTTATACCACCCTTGGAACTCTATTTCAGTGAGTCTCAATAAGCAGAATCTTCTTATGAGGAGAACGTTGACCAAATAATAAATACTTGACGTGATAGAGGTGACAGTTCCACAATCTGATCATTACATATTGTGTATGTTAAATAATATACTCCATCCCATAAATATGTGTAATTATTATGCATCAAAGCAAaggaatagaggagaaagtggactGAGTTAGTGAGATGGTGATGACGGATCAGAACCAGCATCTGAGAACTGAAGATGACTCACTGATGGCTGCCTGCCCCCCTCTTCTGTCTTTTACTCGCCTTGCAGAACTGCCTCCTATTGTCCACGTAGGAGCTTAATACCAAGAATGAGTAAGAAAGTCTCATGAGAGTCCACAAATGCCCGCTCTGGAACCAGAATCCCCAAAGCTTACAATTAAAGCCCTCAAAGAGGAAACTTGGAGAAATAGCAGGGCCAGAGCCAGTGGGGATAGATGAAAAGGTACCAGAGTTTCTACCCTCTGGGCTAGCCAAGCTCAGGAATATACAAATTTAAATTGGTTTCTTCATGTTTTATCACCATATCCTTGTTATCCTCAGGGGCCATGATAGGACCTCTACTGTGCCTGTGCCCTCAGACCCTCTCAGCCAATTGTGGCCCTAACTTGCTCTTTCTTTTCCATCACAAAGGCAGCCTATGTCCACTAGCTGCCCACGATATGTAGAGAATTTGGTGAGATCtcatgttacatatatatatatatatatgtatatatgtatatgtatgaatataattGAATATAATTTGAGCACTGGCTAGTGTGATGGTCcatactgtaatcccagcacttggaaagctgagggaAGAGAATAGAAAGTCCAAAGCTAACAAGAGCTATTTAGTTACTatctgtttctgtgaagagaccccatgaccaaggcaactcctaaatgaaagcatttaatcgAGGGCTGGCCTACAGtgtcagaggctcagtccattatcattatgacagagagcatggcaggaggcaggtgtggggctggaggaggagctgagagctacatGGTTATCCAGAAGTGTGGAGGGGTGGGAATTCCTGCCTCTGGGATCGTTTTTTTTAACTTCTGGGAAATAACTTTAATCCAAGAATTGTGTATTTTCTTCCCACATATCCTGCTTTGAGTTAGGAAATGATATTGTTATCCATTTCACTACaaggaaaatattacaaaaatatttacacaaaaatattaaactcaaacacaaaagtcaaggtgaaataaaccttttgtCTCCATAATTCTCTACTCTAGTGCTATGGCACGTGAGTCAAAACAAGTAACTAAGACCTCCCTGACAGAACTCCcaaaatggagagaggaagatggggaggagatggTGGTGTCCAAGGGAACAGGGGTTAGAGGCAGTGCTTCACATCCTGGTTTATTATAAAGAAGCACCTTGTGTGGTGGGATTCCAGGAGGCAAACATTAGGAGgttcctggaactggatttgGAAAATACCTGACAGTGGACATTGTTCTTCACTCTAAGTTTAACAAAAGTCTATTTGTCCACAAACCAGTACTCTGAGCAGAAGCCTGCCTGGCAGATCTGGAAGCTGCTTTGGAGGACCAGATATGGAGGGCTGCTTTGGCAACAGACACAGCAGAGTCATCCTCTGACTTTCTTTGGGGAGCAGCAGTACCCTCCATATTCTCTCAGCAAACCCTCAGTGCAGTGGCACAAACCGTGTGACCTCTGCTTTGAGATTGGTGATCTGGGGCTTGACACTGGTAGTTGCCGTGGATTTCTCCTCAGTGGTGGCTGCAGTCCCATTATCTGCCTTTGGTTGGTGAATGAAACTGGGTGGGTCACTCAACACCCCTGGGTTGGGCAAGGGAGCTGGTGAGAAATGGCCATGTGGGGTAGCTCCAAGAGGAGGCACAAAGGGTGTGCACATCATGCCAGGATGACGATGAGGGATACCTGGAGGTGCAGGAGGAGGTAGCCTTGGTGGGGGTACATGAGGATGGGTTCGGGGGAGGGAAGACCTGGAGGTGGGCCTTGGGGAAGACCAGGAGATCACCCTGGTGGTGGTCCTGGAGGTAAAATTTTGGTAAAGACCCTAGGATTCCTGGCATTCCAGGTTTTCTCTGGAATGGAGGAGACCCTGGAGGTGGCCCAGGAAGAAGACCTGTAGGTGTGGATCCAGGAGGCTGTAAGGGTGGGGCAGGTGGGCTCCAAGAGGTGGTGGTCCTGGCTTGGGAGGTGCTTGTGtctgagaaagaggaaaggactgTGGAGGAGCCTGCTGCTGTGAGGAGGCAGCAGATGAGCCATCAGAGTGGGGATCTTCTTCATGCTGCTTTTGTGATTGCTTCTCTGCTTCAGAATCATCGGAGTCGTCGTCGttgtcatcctcctcctcctctgaaaaTTCCTCCACTTCCCGTTCTTCCTCAGGGATTTCCTTACCTGCTGATCACAGCATCATGGCTTGAAGAGGAGTCAGCTCCTTCATGGTCTTCCTTGATTTCCCAGGCATATCAGCAAATCGGACCCTCAAATCTGACTTCTCACTGTTGTCACACTCACTGTCACTGATGATGCCTGAACTCATCCCACTTGCTCTTTGCGTCAAATCTGTCAGTGTCACTGTCCTCAGTACTGTCATCGTGCTTATCCTGACACATGTCCTCAGTATAGCCGTCGTCTTCACTGGTGCTGGACTTGTTATCATCATTACCCCACTGAGCAAGTTCTGGACTGTACAGCTTGTCTTTATCTTGCCTCTGAGGGGTAAGATCTAAAGCAAAGCCCACTTAATGGCTGTACATCAGCAGAACTTGAGGAGGAGGTGGGCTAAGAGGAAGGCCTGGCAGCTTTCTGCCAGGAGACAAATGTGGAACATCATGTCCCTGGAAAGGAAGGATAGAAACAGCTCACGTTGGAGGCCCATATGCTGAGTTTTCTTCGGATGGGGGGTGGCTGGGCACCAGGAAGAGGAATGTCCTGGATCAAGATGTTGGAAGGATCACGTGGCATATGTGGCAAAGGGATGCTCTCTACTTCCATGAGCTGAGCGTTCTTGATGGCATCAAAGTACCGGCTCAGTTGAGCTCTCTTCTGTTCATATTCCACTTCTAGCTTCCTCAGTTTTGTAcatatctggatttttttttataaagttttagaATTCATTCAAAGGTTTCCCGCAGTTTTTTTACGCTTGTCTTATAGTACTTTCTCATTCAACTGTGGCTGTTGCACTGGGTTAAAATCCATTTCCTCTAATTTCTCCATGTCTTGAAAATCTATTTGGGATCTTTCATCTTCAAAACTGCAGCTTGGACCATCATGcgctgctttttgttcttttcaactCTCTTTTTTGGACTTCTTTTCAGGCTTGGTCTATTGGGGTTCATAAACTTCCCACTCTTTGTGGGGATGTTGATCTTTGTCCCATGTTGACAATTTATATGATTTACtttttagttaaaaacaaaacaaaatgactgtGAGGTTCCCAGAATGGCAACAGCGACTAGCTAGCGGTCCCCAAGTACTTTCTGCAAAGGGGCTTTTACCTCTGCCTCTTGGTCAACCACCAAGGCACCACCATCTTGAAACCCAgggtgggtttttgaaacctcaaagcccttccTCAAGGACATATTTCTTCCAGCAACACCACACCTAGTCctctaatccctctcaagtagtagCACTCACTGGTGATTAAGCAACCAAATATATGAGGCTATGAGGACagtctccttcaaaccaccacaggcacaCGGAAAGACTCTGgggaacaaaggaaaagaaagaaagaaaaaggtgggTACTGAACACAAGCGTGGCCCTGAGGCATTTGTAAactacaggaaagagaagaactgCTGATATGCTCACAAAACTGTGTGTAGTGCCTGTCCTTTATGTTAGAGAGGCCATTTCCAGAATAGATATCACTATCTTCACCACTTTCCACTTCGGAGAAGTTTTCTAGAGACCAGAAGGGTGGCTTTGTAATAGGTGGAAAATCAAACACATTGGTGTCTAGAGCAGTGAGGATAGGAGGAGAAAACTCATCATCTTGAGAGAAGATGACAGTGGGATCTTGATCAGAATGAAGAACACAACACTGCACACAGAAttatggagaggaggagggaaggaacaaGACACCATTCAAAGCAGTACAATAGGAGGGATGACCATCTCATGTATGGCAATCCACTTTCTGGTAACCCAAGAGAGCCGGGACTGTTCATCGTTGTGCAgaacaaggaacaaaacaccaaacagacctgaatctttgtctctctgggaGTGCTTTTAGAGACTTTATACCCACAGGGAACTGATGGGCACTCTGACTTCCATCTCATCAAAGGAGGAATTAAACCCACATGAAAGTATGGTGCAGATGAAAATGAGGACAAGTGGATTATTTTGCTGCAGAAGGGCTTACCCTTCTCTGAGCCTTCCTTCTAACCCTGGCCTTGTTGAGGAAGCATGATACTCTGGTCTGTCTACTTTCAAAAGACATggtctctgttgctgtaaaattaaataaatgactttCTTTTGTCCCGCAGTAGATCCGGCACAACActgccccatgacatctgtttgatattttcatctcactCAACAAA
The genomic region above belongs to Rattus rattus isolate New Zealand chromosome 9, Rrattus_CSIRO_v1, whole genome shotgun sequence and contains:
- the LOC116910208 gene encoding olfactory receptor 2V2-like — encoded protein: MFSDGPVQQVIMAMWLNQSFTDDFILLGIFSYSPTDLLLFSVVMLVFTVALCGNVLLILLIYTDPRLHTPMYFFLSQLSLMDLMLVCTNVPKMAVNFLSGKKSISFVGCGIQIGLYVSLVGSEGLLLGLMAYDRYVAISHPLHYPVLINQKVCLQIVGSSWAFGIVDGLVQMVVVMTFPYCRLREVDHFFCEILSLLKLVCVDTSLFEKLVFVCCVFMLLFPFSIIVASYTRILGTVLRMHSAKSQKKALATCSSHLTAVSFFYGAAMFIYLRPRQYRTPSQDKMVSIFYTVLTPMLNPSFIV